A stretch of Cucumis sativus cultivar 9930 chromosome 2, Cucumber_9930_V3, whole genome shotgun sequence DNA encodes these proteins:
- the LOC101214306 gene encoding 40S ribosomal protein S11: MAEQTEKAFLKQPKVFLSSKKSGKGKRPGKGGNRFWKSIGLGFKTPRDAIEGTYIDKKCPFTGTVSIRGRILAGTCHSAKMVRTIIVRRNYLHYVKKYQRYEKRHSNIPAHIAPCFRVKEGDHVIIGQCRPLSKTVRFNVLKVIPAGSSAGGKKAFAGI; encoded by the exons ATGGCGGAACAG ACGGAGAAGGCTTTTCTGAAGCAGCCCAAGGTGTTCCTTAG CTCGAAGAAATCGGGCAAAGGAAAGAGGCCAGGAAAAGGAGGTAATCGTTTCTGGAAGAGCATTGGTTTGGGCTTCAAGACTCCCAGAGATGCAATTGAAG GAACCTACATTGATAAGAAGTGTCCATTCACTGGCACTGTTTCTATCAGGGGGCGTATACTTGCTGGTACCTGCCACAGTGCTAAGATGGTCAGAACTATCATTGTTAGACGTAATTATCTTCACTATGTGAAGAAATATCAAAG GTATGAAAAGAGACACTCTAACATCCCAGCACACATAGCTCCTTGCTTTAGGGTTAAAGAGGGAGACCATGTCATCATTGGCCAGTGCAG GCCCTTGTCAAAGACCGTGAGGTTTAATGTATTGAAAGTGATTCCTGCTGGATCATCCGCAGGTGGAAAGAAGGCTTTCGCAGGGATTTAA